In Salvelinus fontinalis isolate EN_2023a chromosome 8, ASM2944872v1, whole genome shotgun sequence, the genomic stretch CATCATGTTTTTAACTGTAAGTTaattgtaaagtcttttgtctgtaatgtttTTTTcgttatgtgtttatgtgttggactccagtaagactagctgtcgccattggcgtcggctaatggggattccaataaatcaaatcaaaaatcaaatacAGATCACAATCATTGACaacatagacagacagaacaaatgTTTACCTTTGACAGAACTAAGGTAATGCTTTAGGTCTTTGTATAACCGGTTCCCATCAATCTGCAAACAGAGGTTATAGAGTAATTTGTAGGCTATACATTCATTTTTGGCATTTACAGGGGCAGATTGACATGCCTTTGCTAAATCATAAAATATCGGTTAATATATATTATTGGTTCATGCATGGAGATTGACTGCCAATGAAGACTACCTGTTGGTCAGTGAGATTTAAGAGGCAATGCTCAAATCTTTCATCTTTGGTCTCCACTGTCTTTCCAAACTTCTGCAAGACCTAAAAAGTCAGGAACAAAATACATGTACACGTCAAGCTACCTCTAATGGCTTGAACCTTTATGCTTTTCTTCTAAAAGTAGATTGAGAGGCATTTGGAGATCATGCTGTGCATTATATTGAGAAATGTAAAGCATACCTTCTCCTTGCCCCTGCTCAGTTGCCTTTGGACTCTTTTGGCAAAGACCCCAGCACCTCCTTTTGGACTGTGGCCTTCTGACATACTTTCCCCTTTTCTTTTCTTGCTTTTCCCTGTTGAGTTTTTTTTTACCCTTGGGAATGTAGAGATAGGAGAAAGAACAGATTACAAAGATTAATCTGTCTGTATAGAATGGAGAGTTCTCATTTGGCAACCTAAAAGTAGTTGATTAGAATATTGGTGGGACAGATATACTATCGTCAAGTTTGTAGTCATTTACGTGCATCATGTCAAAAGTGCATCATCACTAAAGTGTATTACTTCTTTCACATAGGATTCACGGTATGTTGCCTGTAAAAACAATTGGGCAATGTATATCTCCCTTATACAGCACTATCTTTACACCTCGTCGGCATTCACCTTTTATATAGCCATTATTAAGGCGGCAACGGagtaaaaataagaaataacGAGGAATAACCTGACGAAGATTCTTGCAGGTCAGATAGAAACGTTGTTTGTGAATAAAGGTACGTGGTGGAGCTTATGAGTGTGCGGGCACTATTTCATTTATGGCAACTGAGCAAGAGACATTCAACTTTGACCTTTGGTCGTTACAACCGTTGTCATGGTAACACGATGCATTTTAAATTCCTCGATTGCGATGCACTGCTTTAATTTCTTCACATTCACAAACAGTAAATTAGCATCTCGCCATACTTGTAAACCATTTGTAAATAATTACCATGTAATTTGTTCATTTTACTGTTATGTTGAATAAAAAGTTGGCTACAGTTCAATTCTAAAGGTTGTCAGATTTGTTCAGGTAATTATGGCTAGCCAGCTCGTACAGCTATTTAAATTAGCTAGTTTAGCAAACCAAAACTTAATTGGCTAGAAAGTAGCTTTTAGTTGCCTGGCTTGTTAGATTTACATATcgtaaatatcaaatttacatatcCTAAATAGCCACATTTTTAAACGAATGGGTTTTTTGGTGCAAAGAATTGAGCAGGTAATGTTGCTATTTGCCCCACCAGGCTGCTGGTTGCATGCAGACTACCGTTTTGTTTATACTTTTCCATATCAATGACAATTAAcgtacacattttttttttatgttggaCAACAATAATAGGTTGTTGATGCATGCCAAAGCCAGTAAAACGATAAGGTATACTGTCTGAGGGGTTGGCGGGACTTTTAAACATTACCGCAATCGTGAGTCATTACCAATGATGTGGTTGGCGGAAATAAAAGTACATGCttttgccgcgttcaaaacaactgggattttttttttttatgttttatatttattttattcataATAGAAAAATCAACAACttacattgctacatcaaacatgtctaataaaacaaaacacagctattaacaagaaaatactaaaacatacaaaaaatatataaataaaaatcattaaaaaataaacaattctAGTGCAATTGTATTCACTCTGAAAAAaagttattattgttgttattcacGGGGGATAATGACTTAACAAGATAATTAAATTCAATCAAAAATATGTGTCATTTTGGTACAGAATTCTGGAATAtttgtttgtgtataaagtatttggcaacaagaatTTAAAAAACGCACAATCATTTCAATggtcttgttatcattgcaatagtaacatattatatccttcatgtcaaaaacatgggtagtgttcataatggtaaataagtatTTTGCAAGGTTTTCTCAAAACTCAGATTCTCACCCTCTTTTTCACAGAAAACGCAGATATCATCAATAGCCACAAATTTGGACAACATAGAAATACATGGATATACCTTATGTAGAATTTTAAAGTGCACTTCCTTACATTTGTTTGGTATACAATATTTGTAAGACCTTAACCAAGCTTTTTTTCCAGACAGTGACAGgaataagcatgttccagaaaGATATTCCTCTAGGTGTAAATTGGTTCCGTGAATGGAGAATTTGTCttatatatttattacaacaagatTTCTTAAGTAAGCCCATGCCTTCCAAACTGAGTTCTGGATAAGCTTTGTGATCATCACCAAAGCTAAGATGAGTTTTCATTagtgtagttagaccactgggaaaggttttgatcacagaaataaactctctgaAAGGTATTGAAAAGTCATTCAATGTTATAAATTATTAATATGCAAGAATATTACCCCTGTTGTCAAAAacatcaagaacaaagtcaacattcctctcatgccagctggggtagaataatgacttattccttacagttatgtctgaattattccacaaaagagctttatgtgTGAAAAATTTGTgcaggaaacatattttccaggccATTAAAGCTTGTTGGTGAAACCTAGCCAATTTAGCGGGTAATCTTTCAgaaatataattacatttcagtaaaaattgaAGACCTCCCAACTTATGaaacacattatttggaatgaaataccatattGAATCAGTATTGCTCAAACATTTTTTCAACCAGTTGCtcttgaaagtgttatttatgtcaacaAAACCCAACACTTCCAGACCTCCTTCAACTCTTTTATTAGAGAGGACTGACTTGTTAGTTTGTGAGACTTTtttttccagatgaagtcaagAAAGGTATTGTTGATCTCTTTACAAGTAGAGGGAAGATATACACTTATATAAATAGTTCTGTGTTACTAAACCTTAATACATCCAAAAGATTCACTAACCGAAGTACATGACAGGGATGCCCAATTTTGgcatttttattcattttggttGTGGAATATCTCTAGATATTCTGAATAATGCAAATCTGCATGGTTTAACAACTTGGAACTCGGGAAAAATACGAAGTCAAATCATGACGCCAGTGATCGTTAGGCtgaagctctagaaagaggcccgagttcccgagttcGAATTCCTAATTGGATCACCgttaaaacagattttttttctaGTAGGAGCTCGTTTTTTTtttagagttcccagttgttttgaacacacaGAAGTTGGatatttccgagttcccagttgttttgaacgcagcatTTGTTGACGACAATACctatatatgatatatatatgatagatatatgtatatataaaaaagttGGCGGCATGCTAAAGTGTAGCTATATAAGGCAGTTTTATGACTACAAATCCGTCTTCTTAGCGGGCCTATCATATATTTACAAGTCAAGCCACTCCTACATACTATTATGGAATTACATAGTCAGGAAGGTACAGGAAGCAATTGATGAGGTAGAGCGGTGGGCATTATTGTGGGGATTCAGGTTCTCTGTAGAGAAAACTCAGTGTTCTTTACCaggagaaaggtgggagatgaggtacGCTTGAGGTTATATGGGAGAAACTTGGAGAGGGTGGGGTCCTTCAGGTTCCTTTGGGTGTACTTTGACACTAGGCTGACCTGGGCAGAACACATTGAGAGAGTGGTGGGAAAGTGTAAGAAGGTGTTAAATGTGATGCTCTGTCTGACAGGGAAGGAGTGGGGGGCTGGCCGTTCCTCATCGAGGACCATGTATGTTGCATTAATCTGATCTATAATAGACTATAGCAGTAAAGCGTATGGTTCGGCAGCTTGGACCTCATTGGAAAGTCTAGATGTCATACAGAGGCAAGGACTCAGAATATGTAGTGGGGCGTTTCAGACGTCCCCAGTGGCTGCACTACAGGTGGAGATGGGGGGATATGCCAttgcagattaggagacagcagcTGGCAATTAATTATTGGGTCAGCCTACAGGGCCATGGGGTGTCTTATCCTCCGAAAGGGATTTTACAGGCATGCTAGGAACATGAGCGAAGACGGAACACAAGCTTTGGGTGGATGGGTAATACGCAGGCGAACGTATTACAGATCATCTGGCTGTATATACGGCGGAGCTGACGGCCATACTGTTGGCCTTGCAGTGGGTGGAGGACATCAAGCCAGACAGAGTAGTTACAGTATTTGCTCTGATTCATGTGCAGTGTTGATGAATCTCCTGTCCTTTAGCTCATGTAGCAGACAAGACCTTTATGAGGTACTACAAACCCATGGCAGGATTAGAGCGATGGGTATACAGATAAGATGTACTTGGGTCCCAGCCCATGTGAGGGTGGAGGGGAACGAGgcagttgatgtactggctaatcAAGCACTTAGAAGTAGGGATATTGATGTTGTGGTTTCAATGAGCAAGGCAGAGgcaaaaagcctgatatggacagtgatggtgcagagatggcaggaccAGTGGAATAGAGATACTAAGGGCAGGCATTCATTTCAAGTACAATGAAAGTTGGGGAGGGCAGcaagaagagacagaagagaggaaacTATTTTTACAAGATTAAGGGTTGGACACAGCCAGTTGAATAAGACATCCAATCTGATAGGAAATCATCCAACAGGAAAGTGTGATTATTGCCAGGAAACAGAGACAGTGGAGTATGTATTGATACAGTGTGGGCagtatgagagggaaagagagaggctgagaaatAGTATTATGTGAGAAGGGGATACAAAACATTTGTTTAAACAGTACATTGATTAGAACGCTGTTAGATAGTCTCAAATATGTTATTATCTTTTTTAAGAGAAACGGTGATGGCAGTAGGATttagtttctccctgtctctcacccACAcaacagtacagtaggtggcggtaatgcaccataccgttggatgccaaccgccgataAACCCCACCCAAGAATAAGAAGTAAAATGTTATGGAAGAAGTGAACTTTATACTGGAGTGTTATTTGAAGAAAGTGGGAGTGGTCCGATGTTGGAATACCAGTTGTTGTTTCAGAATTTACTGGACATGATAATGGGCAGTACGATAGTGAAATGTGCAGCTACAGACCTGGGAATCCAGTGGGCTGGATGGGCCATAGCAGCAGCTCTCAAAACCGAGAAGTTCTATGACTTAGCAGGTAATAACACTTGATTTATGCCTACTGGTATGTCAATTCTCACCGAAGCGTTTAGTTTGTTTTGTGAATCGCTATGATTTCATATTGTAAATGGTTGAATAAATCACCCAGAGTATATGGTTTTGTCATAAAATGTAAACATTCGTTCGGTCAAACCAAACGTATGCATTGGAATCAGGCATTGTGTTTTTCATTTAAGTATAGCATGTTGTATCCGATGAATATCAATGTTACAAAACCACTGTTATCTAAACAGCTTTGTTGTAAAACAACTCAAGGACTCCTCCCTCATTCAGATAAGCTTAAGTATTTTCCAGAAAATCAGCTTAGTTCAACATTACGACCAACTGACTACCAATTTTACAAGCCTCCACTCAAAGGTTAAAATAAGGCCAGATAATGCTGCAATATCCATCTATTAACTAGCTTCGACAGCGCATCCGGATGATTTTAGACAAAAGTTCACATTGTAGCGCGTGATTGGTGTTAAATGTGTCGGCCTATCGCGAGATTTGTCACACATTGTTACGTTGTAGTTCGAGTAACCACAGCAGTACAGTTTAATTGTAGCCCGTCTTTTGTCGATCATCCAACAATAGCATGGTAAACCAAATGAAAACAGCAGTTATGTAGGCCCTTGCATTTGAAGGATTGAGTGAGGCAATTGTTGTAGGATTTTTcattgttacagtataatattgtCGACATCTATATGATCTGTCAAAGTTCAATGGGAAAGTAAAAACTGTTGTGACAGTATGTGCCATTCAAGAATAACATAATTTACACACCGTTAGTTATGTAAAAGACTGCAACTTACCTGTAGACACTGATGAATGGGCATTCCTTGACAAAATGATTGTGCCACTCCTCTGAGCTGTCTGTGCTCTTGGAAAGTTTTGCCCTTGCACTTTGGAGCCAATTGTCACTCTGTCAGTAGGCTCCTGGGTAAAATATTCATTGAACACACCTTACTGTGCAACTTCTGTATGATAGGAGTGGGCAGAGCCATGTACCATGCCCAAAGGGACACATGTCTTGTGCTGATGAACCTTGATTGTATTTGTTTAGGGTCTGGCACATTTATATTACTCGCCCACCTGAGTCGCTATTGGGGAGGGACTCGTCATTTGAGGCAAAATGTGCAGACCGGATTGGTGACAGCATGGGGAGTAAGGTAAGCTTGACAGGGTGACAGCAGGGTCTCCAATCTAATGGCACCTGCTATGCCCAACAATTAATTCCCATCCTAACAATGAGGAAGAACAAAAAAGCTATAAACACCTGCAGAGCTTTAGTGTTCTCTGATCATTTACTTTTCAATCAACAAAGTGTTGTATCAGTTTAGTAGTCTTATCCAAGGCTGAGGTTTGGCCCGGCCCAGTTGCAGAACCCTCGAAGGATGGGACTTATTAAAGTTGAGTTAATGAATAATGGCGGGGTTAATGTCAAACTAATACCTATGTTCTAACTTCTGCAGGCTTGGAACATTCCTCTTCATGCGGATCTTGAAGGACGGCCAGGATCGCAGGTTTAACAATGTCAGAGACAGCCCAGGGACATTCTTTGTGTACTGGAGTGTTCAAGGTACTTTGAATCATTATGGTTGCCGGCTTTTCTTATTCTCACTCAGCCACCACAGCAGTTATTTTCTTTCATCCTCAAGCAATCAATTTTAACTTACTGCTCAGTCGTTTTGCTCTTCATAAATGTATGAAACCAGATTAGAATAGCCACTGATATCAGGGTATTGTGCATTTTGCCCAAATGGGAGAAAACATAAGGTTTACCATTGGACACTGACAGTACAGTACTCTTTtgaaaatgttttatattttggACCCAGGTGAATTTCTAATTGAGAGTAGGCGCATTATCTTGACATGTATTATTTATAGATTGGTAGGATAGACCATTTCTGTGGACTAATCTACCATTGTTTCAGTACATCATTTATTTCTCTTTCTTTCAGCTGTTTGGGTGTTCATGACCCTCCTACCTACTCTCATCCTGAACAGTGAACAGCGAGATGAGCCATTGGGCCTGAGGGACTACCTGGGCTGGGGGATATGGGGCCTTGGCTTTGCCACGGAGGCCATTGCTGACCAGCAGAAGTGGTTATTCAAAGGAGACCCAGATAATGCTGTGAGTCAGCTTGGTGGGCTTCGTTGTTTTCGGGACGTTGACTTTTTATAATGATCATGTATACAGTGGGGTAGTCGCAAAGTATTCTCACTACAACATGCTGTCATATGATGAAAACACAACCACTCTCAAACCATTGAAAATAAACTTTCTGTATTTGTATGTTAATTTATAGAATATTTATTTACCCAGAGAATAGCCTCAATTCAGCCTTCCCATTTTCTCCAGGGAAAGTTCATCCAGAGTGGGCTGTGGAGCTACAGCAGACACCCTAACTACCTCGGGGAGATACTCCAGTGGTCTGGACTCTTCCTCTCCGCCTCGTCAGTGATGAAGGGTCCCCAGTATGCTAGCGTGCTATCTCCTCTGTTTGTCTGGTTCCTGCTGCGTCACGTCAGTGGCATTCCCATCCTGGAGAAGCAGGCCACAAAGAAGTGGGGCTCAGACCCTGCATTCCAGAACTACGTCAAGAACACTCCTCTCCTTTGGCCAATTCCCAAGTTCTGATGTGTTACATACTTTCTAATAGAGTGTTCTGGCACAAGGGGAACTTACTGAACAGGACCATTTGTAATCATCAAGCATCCAATGTGCTGGTTGTCTTTGATATTCTCATATCAaagtacatatacacacacgcagAAACTTCAGATTGTAACTTGCACAAATGTTTTGATAAACAGGTTTACTTAAAAGCCACAATTTTAACTATCCCACTTTTCAGTTGTCTAAAgtccagtggtgtaaaaatacttgaaagtactacttaagtagtttttttggggtatctgtactttactatttatatttttgacaatttcactaaattcctaaagaatgtactttttactccatacattttccctggcacccaaaagtactatttacattttgaatgcttagcaggacaggaaaatggtccaattcacacacttatcaagagaacatccctggtcatccctactgcctctggcatACTCGCTAAACACAAtttctttgtttgtaaatgttggTGTACCCCTGCCTATCCGTAAATAAAACTAGAAAatcgtgctgtctggtttgcttaataaggaatgtgaaatgatttatacttttacttttgatacctatGTATATTTaaaactcaagtagtattttactgggtgacttttgagtcaccttaatagaaaatatcttgacaattaggtactttttccaccactgcaaaagTCAGTTGATGTAGTAGACCTACTTGAATCAGTCTGCTTTGGAAGACAAACAAGGACTGTTATTCCTTGCACTTCTGAGTAAAAATGAGCAAAGTGAGAACACGAAACTGGAGTAATGACCTGACAGACTGCAGTAGTATTCTGAATTCTCTACATTCTGCTACATGTAACTGACAAAACTAAGGAAACACCAACAGTGTCTTAATAAGGTGTTGGgcaagaacagcttcaatgcaccatGGTATAGATTTGAATcactgtctggaactctattggagggaggTGACACTATTCTTCCacaaattccataatttggtgatTCGTTGCTGGTGGTGGAAagcactgctccagaatctcccataagcgtTCAATTGGGTAGAGATCTGGTGGTTGATATGGCatacattgttttcatgctcatcaacccATTCAGTGACTATTCGCGCCCTGTGGATGGTGGCATTGTCATTCTAtaggggcatagccatggtagccaaattAACAGCCTGACCAGCATTTTCATACATGGGAGTTAATTGCTTCTTTAACtctggaaccacacctgtgtgtaaGCACCTCCTTTCAATACTTTGTAGCCCTCAAGCATTTCCTGTATTTTTTAAAGTTAGTGCAGCAACAAAAGGTAACGAGAAAGACCAGTTTAAATGTACCGTATACTGTTTTTACAAATCACAGATCATACAGCATGTACTTGTACAAAACAAATTGACCAGAAAAACCCTTGATCAAAGGAAATGTTACATTCTTGTTGAAATGCCACTATTTCTACACACATTCTCAGTTACGGAATGCAGCATTCTAGGCCGCTAGGGGCACAGAACATTATAGCCAGAAGCAACCTTCCATTGTGCAAACAAAGATGGTCAtgaagagtgtgcaaaactgaaGTAATCAAAGTACGAGGACTACAAGGAGTATAAGCTATATTATAGAATGCTCAGAAAAGGAAACAGGTGAAATGTTAAACCTAAGTTAGGTTGTATCagaaccggccgtgattgggagtcccatagggcggcacacaattggcccagtgtcgtccaggtttggccggtgtaggccgtcattgtaaataagataataatttgttcttaactgacttgcctagttaaataaaaaggtaacatttaaaaaaaaaaaaaagtaaaaggtGAATATTCCTCCCCCTACAAAACGTATAATCAAGTTGAATAAATCAATGGCAAAATGTACTGGACTCACCAAGCATACAGCTACTTGGTTATCTCTGTTAATTAATTTTAGCT encodes the following:
- the si:ch211-210c8.6 gene encoding uncharacterized protein si:ch211-210c8.6; amino-acid sequence: MLEYQLLFQNLLDMIMGSTIVKCAATDLGIQWAGWAIAAALKTEKFYDLAGSGTFILLAHLSRYWGGTRHLRQNVQTGLVTAWGVRLGTFLFMRILKDGQDRRFNNVRDSPGTFFVYWSVQAVWVFMTLLPTLILNSEQRDEPLGLRDYLGWGIWGLGFATEAIADQQKWLFKGDPDNAGKFIQSGLWSYSRHPNYLGEILQWSGLFLSASSVMKGPQYASVLSPLFVWFLLRHVSGIPILEKQATKKWGSDPAFQNYVKNTPLLWPIPKF